The Cupriavidus necator N-1 DNA window CCAGTTGCGCCCGCGGGCATCGCGCGCGTGCGGCACAGGCGCCGGCACCCGGACCTTGGCGCCGTCCTCGCCGATTTCATAGATTTGCTGGATGCGCCGGCTAACCTCGTCCTGCAGGGCACGCCGGCCACGCTCACGCTTGGCCATGGCTGACTCCTCGATGATTCCCGAGGCATCCTAGCACGCACGCAAATCCGCTCAAAGCGCAGCCTTGGCAGCCTGGTACGCAGCGTAAAGCCGGGCAAAGACCGGCCCCGGCACGCCCTTGCCAATGGCGCGGCCATCGATGGTCACCACCGGCAGCAACTCCTTGCTGGCCGACGACAGCAGCACCTCATCGGCGGCGAACACCTCTTCCCTCGCGATGCGGCGCGCCTCCAGCGCAATCCCCATCGCGGCACAGACCTCTTCCATGAACCCGTAGCGGATGCCTTCCAGGATCAGGTTGTCCTTGGGCGGCGCCATCACGCGGCCATCGCGCACCACCCACACATTGGACGCCGACGCCTCGGTCAGCCAGCCATCCCGGAACTGGATCGCCTCGATCACGCCGTGCTCCACCGCATGCTGCGCCGCCAGCACGTTGCCCAGCAGCGACGTCGACTTGATCTGGCAGTTCAGCCAGCGCCGGTCCTCCATCGTCACGCACGCCACGCCCTGCTCAAGCATCTGCGCCGACGGCAACGCCATCGGGTTGGTCATGATCAGCACTGTCGGCACGACCTCCTTCGGAAACGCATGCGTGCGCCTAGCGACGCCGCGCGACACCTGGATGTAGACCAGCTGGTCCGACAGGCCGTTGGCCTGGACCACCTCTCCGACCAGCCCCAGCCACTGCCCGGCGCTGTACGGATCGGGAATCCCGATGCCCTCCAGGCTGCGGTGCAGGCGGGCCAGATGCTGGTCCCCGCGGAATGGCTTGCCGTTGTAGTAAGGGATGACTTCGTAGATGCCATCGCCAAAGATGAAGCCGCGGTCGAGGACGGGGATGCGGGCTTCGGAGAGGGGGATCAGGGTGCCGTTGAGGTGGACGATGGGGTCGGACATGGGGGCAAGTGCAGAGATCGAAAGAGATGCCTGATTCTTTCACGAGCAGGCAGGCAGGTTCATGCAATTTGCGCATGAGGTTGGCTACCCATGCCATGTCGGCGCCGGCGCGCAGGCTCAGGCTGGCGGCAGCGCTTTCGACAACAGCACAGTCGTAAAGCCGCTATCCCAGCTCTCGTCGGGATAGAAATCGATCTCGGCATAACCATGGCGCCGGTAGAACGCGCGGCTTTGCACGTTGAACGTGTCCGTCTCCAGCCTCGCCTCGCGATGCCCGGCGCGGGCAATCTCGCCTTCGGCGTGGGCCAGCAACGCCCCGCCCAGCCCCATGCGTTGCCATGTCCGCCCGACATGCAGGGCCCAGATAAAGTTGTTTTCCCAGTCCACCATGGCCGCGGGCACGCCATCCACGCAGGCTACGCGGAATGCCTGCAGGCGCGCTTCGACGTAGCTTCGGGTCTTGCCTTGCCGTTCAAAGGCGGCTGCCGCAGCGGCTGTCAGTTGCGGCTTCCAGGTGCCGAGGTAGGTGTCGGTCAGGATGTCTTCCACCGCTTGCGCGTCTGCGGGCAAGGCGGGGCGGATTTCGAGTTGGAAGGTGAGTTTGGTCATGGCCGAGAGGATACCGGGCACCGGATACATGGCGGAAGCCCTCTCACGGACACAGAACTTTGGCGGACAGAACAACTGGATCGGCACGCCCAGCCAATCCGGCGCGCCGGGATGGAAGCCATGACTTCGTGGCGGTGACGGGCATGGCCATGTCGCCCTGCGGCAACACCTCTATTTAGAGGGATGCGCGATACAAGGTCCTATACGACCATCCTCACGGGCGATCCCGCGACTCGCCCACTACTACTTCAGCCCTCGCCTACCCTGGCCGAGGGCTTTTCTTTGAGCTCGTCAGGCATTACGAAGCCACCGGAGACTGGAAACAAAAAAGCCGCCCAGACGGGCGGCTTCGCTTTGCACAGTGTTCTGGCGGAGAGAGGGGGATTCGAACCCCCGATAGGCTATTAACCTATACACGCTTTCCAGGCGTGCGACTTAAACCACTCATCCATCTCTCCGGGAAGTCCGAGATTATAGCAGAGTTGCCCGGCGAATCCAGTGCTTCGTCGCCGTATCTCGCCTTACTTGACAACCCCATCCGCCCTATCCCTTGCGCAGGTAACTCACCAGCCGGTCGATCACCGGCGCATTGCGTGGCGTCAGCAGGCTGACGATGATGGCCACGGCGAAGCCGGCCGGCACGCCGAAGGCGCCGGAGGCGATCGGGTCGACGCCGAACCAGCGGTTGCCGAAGATGCCGGTCATGCGGGTGAAGAACGGGTAGTTGACGATGATGTAGTAGACCGCCATGCCCAGCCCGGCGGCCATGCCGGCGACGGCGCCGGCGGCGGTGGTGCGGCGCCAGAAGATGCCGAGGACCAGTACCGGGAAGAAACTGGAGGCAGCCAGCGAGAACGCGGCGCCGACCAGGAACAGGATATTGCCCGGGCGCAGCGATGTGACGTAAGAGGCAAAAAGCGCCACGCCCAGCAACACGATCTTGGCGGTGGTGACGCGGCGCTGGTGGCTCGCCTGGCGGTCGACCATGTGATAGAAGACGTCGTGCGAGAGCGCATTGGCGATGGTCAGCAGCAGGCCGTCGGCAGTGGACAGCGCCGCGGCCAGGGCGCCGGCGGCGATCAGGCCGGAGATCACGTATGGCAGGCCGGCGATTTCCGGGGCGGCCAGCACGATCATGTCGGGCTGGAGCAGGATCTCGGCCCATTGCACGATGCCGTCGCCGTTGACATCGCGGATGCCGAACACTGGTGGATCGACCTTGCGCCATTGCACCACCCACTGCGGCAATTCGGCGTAGGAGGTGCCCACCAGGTGCTGGAAGAACTCGTATTTCACCAGCGCAGCCAGCGTGGGCGCGGACACGTACAGCAAGGCGATGAAGAACACGGCCCAGGCCACGGAGTTGCGCGTTTCCTTGACCGACGGCGTGGTGTAGAGCCGCGTCAGGATGTGCGGCAGGCTGGCGGTGCCGACCATCAGGCAGAACACCAGCAAGACAAAATTCAGCCGCTTGGTCTTGCGTTCCTGCTCCGATGCCGCGGGATAGGGCTCGGTCGATGACAGCGAATGGCGGCTGCGGGCCAGTGCGTCGGCCCGCTGCTGGTTCCATTGTTGCTGTGCCGCAGCGGGGTCGCGCGGGAATTCCAGCCGTTCGCGCTCCAGCGACTTGATCTCGCGCAGCGGGGCATTGCGCGTGCGCAGGTCCTGCAGGCGCGCGTCGAGCGCGTCGCGCTCCTGGGCAAAGGAATCGGGCAGTCGGGCGATGCGCTCCTGCAGCAGGATGGCCTGCTGCCGGTAGTACTCGCGCACGGCCTGCTCGGCCGGCTCGCGCTCCAGCTGCTGCTCGCGCGCGTCGAGTTGCGACAGCAGCGTGCCGTAGCTGAGCTGCGGCAGCGCTTCGTGGTGATGCTTCCAGGCGATCATCGATACCGTGACCAGGAAGGCCACGATCATCATGATGTACTGCGCCACCTGCGTCCATGTGACCGCGCGCATGCCGCCAAGGAACGAGCACACCAGGATGCCGGCCAGCCCGAAGAAGATGCCGACGGCAAACTCCACGCCGATAAAGCGGGTCACCACCAGCCCCACGCCCTGGATCTGCGCCACCAGGTAGACGAAGGAGCAGAGCGAAGCCGCCAGCACCGCGATCGCGCGCACTGGCAGGTTGCCGCCCGGCTTGCCGTTGCCGTAGCGCGCTGCGAGGAAATCCGGAATGGTGTAGCCGCCGTACTTGCGCAGGTACGGCGCCAGCAGGAAGGCCACCAGGCAGTAGCCGCCGGTCCAGCCCATCACATAGGCCAGCCCTTCGTAGCCCGAGGCAAACAGGATGCCGGCCAGGCCGATGAAGGACGCCGCGCTCATCCAGTCGGCGGCAATCGCCATGCCGTTGAACAGCGCCGGCACGCGCCGCGAGGCTACGTAATACTCGTTCAGGTCAGAGGTGCGGCAGATCAGCCCGATGCAGGCATAGATCGCGATGGTGATGAAGAGGAAGACGTAGCCGAGCCACAGCGCATCGGCATTCGAGCGTTCCAGCAGCCCCATCATGCCGACGAAGCCGAACAACCCCAGCGTGAACAGGCCGTAGTACAGCAGCAACCGTCGGCGAAAGCGCGACTGGGCTTCAGGCATAGGGGACGGTCCGTGGTCGGTGGGGGGCTATCGTAACAAACCCGCCGGCGCGGGAACGCGGCGGCGGGTTCAAGGGCTCGATCGGGCCGAAGCTAGACGATCACTGCGCCTGCTTGAGCTGCTCCAGGATGGCCGGATTCTCCAGCGTCGAGGTGTCCTGCGTGATCTCCTCTCCCTTGGCCAGCGACCGCAGCAGGCGCCGCATGATCTTGCCCGAGCGCGTCTTGGGCAGGTTGTCGCCGAAGCGGATGTCCTTGGGCTTGGCGATCGGACCGATCTCCTTGCCGACCCAGTTGCGCAACTCGGTGGCGATCTTGACGGCCTCTTCGCCAGTCGGACGCGAACGCTTGAGCACGACGAAGGCGCAGATGGCCTCGCCGGTCATGTCGTCGGGGCGGCCCACCACGGCCGCTTCGGCCACCAGCGGGTTGGACACCAGTGCCGACTCGATCTCCATCGTGCCCATGCGGTGGCCCGACACGTTCAGCACGTCGTCGATGCGGCCCATGATGGTGAAGTAGCCGGTGTCCTTGTCGCGGATCGAGCCATCGCCGGCCAGGTAGAGCTTGCCGCCGAGCTCTTCGGGGAAGTAGCTCTTCCTGAAGCGCTCCGGATCGCCCCAGATGGTGCGGATCATGGCCGGCCACGGGCGCTTGACCACCAGGATGCCGCCGTTGCCGTTGGGCACGTCATGGCCGGTCTCGTCGACGATGGCGGCCATGATGCCCGGCAGCGGCAGCGTGCACGAGCCCGGCACCAGCGGCGTCGCGCCCGGCAGCGGCGTGATCATGTGGCCGCCGGTCTCGGTCTGCCAGAAGGTGTCGACGATCGGGCAGCGCTCGTTGCCGATGTTCTTGTAGTACCACATCCACGCTTCCGGATTGATCGGCTCGCCCACGGTGCCCAGCAGGCGCAGGCTGGACAGGTCATATTGCTTCGGGTGGATCTTGTCGTCGGCCTCGGCGGCCTTGATCAGCGAGCGGATCGCGGTCGGCGCGGTGTAGAAGATGCTGACCTTGTGGCGCGCGATCATGTCCCAGAAGCGGCCGGCGTTCGGGTAGGTCGGCACGCCCTCGAACACCACCTGGGTTGCGCCGGCGGCGAGCGGGCCGTAGGCGATATAGGTGTGGCCGGTGACCCAGCCGATGTCGGCGGTACACCAGAACAGGTCGTCGGGCTTGATGTCGAAGCTCCACTTCATCGTCATCAGCGCCCACAGCAGGTAACCGCCGGTGCTGTGCTGCACGCCCTTGGGCTTGCCGGTGGAGCCGGACGTGTAGAGCACGAACAGCGGGTGTTCAGCGCTGACCGGCTCGGCCTCGCAGATATCCGGCTGGCCGGCGCTGACGTCTTCCATCCAGCGGTCGCGGCCTTCGGTCCAGGCAACCTTGCCGCCGGTGCGGCGGTAGACGATCACGTTCCTGACGGCCTCGCAGCCGCCCAGCGCCAGCGCATCGTCGGCAATCGCCTTCAGCGGCAGGGCCTTGCCGCCGCGCATCTGCTCGTCGGCGGTAATCAGCGCCACCGCGCCCACGTCCACCAGCCGCTCCTGCAGCGACTTGGCCGAGAAGCCGCCGAACACGACCGAGTGCGTGGCGCCCAGGCGCGCACAGGCCTGCATCGCGACCACGCCTTCGACCGACATCGGCATGTAGATCACCACGCGGTCGCCCTTCTTGATGCCGAGCGCCTTCAGGCCGTTGGCAAAGCGGCACACCTTGCCGTGCAGCTCGCGGTAGGTGACGCGGGTCACGGTGCCGTCGTCGGCCTCGAACACGATCGCGACCTTGTCCGCATTGCCGTTCTGCAGGTTGCGGTCCAGGCAGTTGTAAGAGGCGTTGAGCTCGCCGTCTTCGAACCACTTGTAGAACGGTGCGTTGCTTTCGTCCAGCACCTTGGTGAAGGGCTTGTTCCAGTGCAGCAACTCGCGCGCATGGCGCGCCCAGAAGCCTTCATAGTCGCGCTCGGCTTCGTCGCACAGGGCGCGGTAGGCCTCCATGCTGGGGATCGCGGCCTGGCTGGCGAAGCCTTCAGGCGGGTTGAACACGCGATGCTCTTGCATCACCGATTCGATGGCGGACATAGGCTTGTCTCCTGATTTTGGAATGGCTTTGGCTGCCAAGTTACGCCCGACGGCTTACTTAAACCTGACGGTGGGCCCAGGGGTGTGCCTGCAACTTGTTGCAATGCAGCGGGAAAAGTCCCCGCACGCGTTGCGAAAGTGCAGCCTTCTCCATTAGGCTAGCACAGCTATAATGCCGCGAGTTCCATACCTGAATGCGGCGCTTACCCTTGCCGCTCCCGCCGGCTCAGCATCTGCCGCGCCAAAGCGCCGCGGCGCCCTGCCGGACGACCAAGGCCGTACCCGTGCCCGCCAATCCTTCAGCATTCTCCCCGGTCTACGCCCTCTTCCTGATCGCCTCGATGGCGCTGGTCGGCAGCAATGTCGGACTCGGCAAATCGATCATCGCGCATGTGCCGGTGCTGCTGTTCGCGCTGCTGCGCTTTATCATCGCCATCGTCTGCCTGGCGCCGTGGTACCGGCCCGCGCGCATGCGCCTGGTCTCGCGCAGGGAATGGCTGAACCTGTTCCTGCAGGCGTTCTTCGGCACCTTCCTGTTTACGCTGCTAATGCTCAATGGCGTGCGGCTGACCAGCGCCATGGCTGCCGGCGTGATCACCAGCACCATTCCCGCCACGGTGGCGATCCTGTCGTGGCTGCTGCTGCGCGAGCGGCTGTCGCGGCGCA harbors:
- a CDS encoding GNAT family N-acetyltransferase, which produces MTKLTFQLEIRPALPADAQAVEDILTDTYLGTWKPQLTAAAAAAFERQGKTRSYVEARLQAFRVACVDGVPAAMVDWENNFIWALHVGRTWQRMGLGGALLAHAEGEIARAGHREARLETDTFNVQSRAFYRRHGYAEIDFYPDESWDSGFTTVLLSKALPPA
- a CDS encoding D-amino acid aminotransferase — its product is MSDPIVHLNGTLIPLSEARIPVLDRGFIFGDGIYEVIPYYNGKPFRGDQHLARLHRSLEGIGIPDPYSAGQWLGLVGEVVQANGLSDQLVYIQVSRGVARRTHAFPKEVVPTVLIMTNPMALPSAQMLEQGVACVTMEDRRWLNCQIKSTSLLGNVLAAQHAVEHGVIEAIQFRDGWLTEASASNVWVVRDGRVMAPPKDNLILEGIRYGFMEEVCAAMGIALEARRIAREEVFAADEVLLSSASKELLPVVTIDGRAIGKGVPGPVFARLYAAYQAAKAAL
- a CDS encoding VC_2705 family sodium/solute symporter, whose protein sequence is MPEAQSRFRRRLLLYYGLFTLGLFGFVGMMGLLERSNADALWLGYVFLFITIAIYACIGLICRTSDLNEYYVASRRVPALFNGMAIAADWMSAASFIGLAGILFASGYEGLAYVMGWTGGYCLVAFLLAPYLRKYGGYTIPDFLAARYGNGKPGGNLPVRAIAVLAASLCSFVYLVAQIQGVGLVVTRFIGVEFAVGIFFGLAGILVCSFLGGMRAVTWTQVAQYIMMIVAFLVTVSMIAWKHHHEALPQLSYGTLLSQLDAREQQLEREPAEQAVREYYRQQAILLQERIARLPDSFAQERDALDARLQDLRTRNAPLREIKSLERERLEFPRDPAAAQQQWNQQRADALARSRHSLSSTEPYPAASEQERKTKRLNFVLLVFCLMVGTASLPHILTRLYTTPSVKETRNSVAWAVFFIALLYVSAPTLAALVKYEFFQHLVGTSYAELPQWVVQWRKVDPPVFGIRDVNGDGIVQWAEILLQPDMIVLAAPEIAGLPYVISGLIAAGALAAALSTADGLLLTIANALSHDVFYHMVDRQASHQRRVTTAKIVLLGVALFASYVTSLRPGNILFLVGAAFSLAASSFFPVLVLGIFWRRTTAAGAVAGMAAGLGMAVYYIIVNYPFFTRMTGIFGNRWFGVDPIASGAFGVPAGFAVAIIVSLLTPRNAPVIDRLVSYLRKG
- the acs gene encoding acetate--CoA ligase produces the protein MSAIESVMQEHRVFNPPEGFASQAAIPSMEAYRALCDEAERDYEGFWARHARELLHWNKPFTKVLDESNAPFYKWFEDGELNASYNCLDRNLQNGNADKVAIVFEADDGTVTRVTYRELHGKVCRFANGLKALGIKKGDRVVIYMPMSVEGVVAMQACARLGATHSVVFGGFSAKSLQERLVDVGAVALITADEQMRGGKALPLKAIADDALALGGCEAVRNVIVYRRTGGKVAWTEGRDRWMEDVSAGQPDICEAEPVSAEHPLFVLYTSGSTGKPKGVQHSTGGYLLWALMTMKWSFDIKPDDLFWCTADIGWVTGHTYIAYGPLAAGATQVVFEGVPTYPNAGRFWDMIARHKVSIFYTAPTAIRSLIKAAEADDKIHPKQYDLSSLRLLGTVGEPINPEAWMWYYKNIGNERCPIVDTFWQTETGGHMITPLPGATPLVPGSCTLPLPGIMAAIVDETGHDVPNGNGGILVVKRPWPAMIRTIWGDPERFRKSYFPEELGGKLYLAGDGSIRDKDTGYFTIMGRIDDVLNVSGHRMGTMEIESALVSNPLVAEAAVVGRPDDMTGEAICAFVVLKRSRPTGEEAVKIATELRNWVGKEIGPIAKPKDIRFGDNLPKTRSGKIMRRLLRSLAKGEEITQDTSTLENPAILEQLKQAQ